From a single Ursus arctos isolate Adak ecotype North America unplaced genomic scaffold, UrsArc2.0 scaffold_34, whole genome shotgun sequence genomic region:
- the MORC2 gene encoding ATPase MORC2 isoform X7, whose amino-acid sequence MAFTNYSSLNRAQLTFEYLHTNSDADATRIDIYAERREDLRGGFMLCFLDDGAGMDPSDAASVIQFGKSAKRTPESTQIGQYGNGLKSGSMRIGKDFILFTKKEDTMTCLFLSRTFHEEEGIDEVIVPLPTWNARTREPVTDNVEKFAIETELIYKYSPFHNEEEVMTQFMKIPGDSGTLVIIFNLKLMDNGEPELDIISNPRDIQMAETSPEGTKPERRSFRAYAAVLYIDPRMRIFIHGHKVQTKRLSCCLYKPRMYKYTSSRFKTRAEQEVKKAEHVARIAEEKAREAESKARTLEVRLGGDLTRDSRVMLRQVQNTAITLRREADVKKRIKEAKQRALKEPKELNFVFGVNIEHRDLDGMFIYNCSRLIKMYEKVGPQLEGGMACGGVVGVVDVPYLVLEPTHNKQDFADAKEYRHLLRAMGEHLAQYWKDIAIAQRGIIKFWDEFGYLSANWNQPPSSELRYKRRRAMEIPTTIQCDLCLKWRTLPFQLSSVEKDYPDTWVCSMNPDPEQDRCEASEQKQKVPLGTFRKDLKTQEEKQKQLTEKIRQQQEKLEALQKTTPIRSQADLKKLPLEVTTRPSTEEPARRPQRPRSPPLPAVIKNAPSRPPSLQAPRPASQPRKAPVISSTPKPPALAAREEASTSRLLQPPEAPRKPTNTPVKTAPRPTPVVQPLSPSLLPNSRSPREVPAPRAIKTPVVKKPEPPTKLSPTTPGRKRTLGVSDEEEAEEEAERRRERSKRGKFAVKEEKKDLNELSDSAGEEEPADLKRAQKDKGLHVEVRVNREWYTGRVTAVEVGKHVVRWKVKFDYVPTDTTPRDRWVEKGSEDVRLMKPPSPEYQSPDTQQEGGEEEEEEVVVAQQAVAMAEPSTSDCIRIEPDTTAPSTNHETIDLLVQILRNCLRYFLPPSFPISKKELSAMNSDELISFPLKEYFKQYEVGLQNLCHSYQSRADSRAKASEESLRTSERKLRETEEKLQKLRTNIVALLQKVQEDIDINTDDELDAYIEDLITKGD is encoded by the exons AGATGCTGATGCCACCAGAATAGATATTTACGCAG AAAGGCGAGAGGACCTTCGAGGAGGATTTATGCTTTGCTTTTTGGATGATGGGGCAGGAATGGATCCAA GTGATGCTGCCAGTGTGATCCAGTTTGGGAAGTCAGCCAAGCGAACACCTGAGTCCACCCAGATTGGGCAGTATGGGAATGGGTTAAAATC GGGCTCAATGCGCATTGGGAAGGATTTTATACTCTTCACTAAGAAGGAAGACACCATGACCTGCCTCTTCTTGTCTCGGACTTTTCACGAGGAGGAAGGCATTGATGAA GTGATAGTCCCATTGCCCACCTGGAATGCTCGGACCCGGGAACCTGTCACAGACAACGTGGAGAAGTTTGCCATCGAGACAGAACTCATCTACAAGTATTCTCCCTTCCACAATGAAGAGGAAGTTATGACTCAGTTCATGAAGATTCCTGGGGACAGTG GAACACTGGTGATCATCTTCAACCTTAAACTGATGGACAACGGAGAGCCAGAGTTAGACATAATCTCAAATCCAAGAGACATCCAGATGGCAGAGACTTCCCCGGAGGGCAC GAAGCCAGAGCGGCGCTCCTTCCGTGCCTATGCTGCTGTGCTCTATATTGATCCCCGGATGCGGATCTTCATCCATGGGCACAAGGTGCAGACCAAGAGGCTCTCCTGCTGCCTATATAAGCCCAG GATGTACAAGTACACATCAAGCCGTTTCAAGACTCGTGCAGAGCAGGAGGTGAAGAAAGCTGAGCATGTAGCACGGATTG CTGAGGAGAAGGCACGGGAGGCAGAGAGCAAAGCTCGGACCTTAGAAGTTCGACTAGGTGGAGACCTTACACGGGACTCCAGG GTGATGTTGCGGCAGGTCCAAAACACAGCCATTACTCTGCGCAGAGAAGCTGATGTCAAGAAGCGGATCAAGGAGGCCAAGCAGCG AGCACTTAAAGAAcctaaggaactgaattttgtttttgggGTCAACATTGAACATCGGGACCTGGATGGCATGTTCATCTATAACTGTAGTCGCCTGATCAAGATGTATGAGAAAGTGGGCCCACAGCTGGAAGGGGGCAT ggCATGTGGTGGGGTTGTCGGGGTTGTTGATGTGCCCTACTTGGTCCTGGAACCTACACACAACAAGCAGGACTTTGCTGATGCCAAGGAGTACCGGCACCTGCTGCGGGCGATGGGGGAGCACCTGGCACAGTACTGGAAGGACATTGCCATTG CCCAGAGGGGAATCATCAAGTTCTGGGATGAGTTTGGCTACCTCTCTGCCAACTggaaccagcccccatccagtgAGCTACGTTACAAGCGCCGGAGAGCTATGGAAATCCCAACCACCATCCAGTGTG ATTTGTGTCTGAAGTGGCGAACCCTCCCCTTCCAGCTGAGTTCTGTGGAAAAAGATTACCCTGACACCTGGGTTTGCTCCATGAACCCTGATCCTGAGCAGGACCG ATGTGAGGCTTCTGAACAGAAGCAGAAGGTTCCCCTGGGGACATTCAGAAAGGACCTGAAGACacaagaagagaagcagaagcagctgACAGAGAAAATTCGCCAGCAGCAGGAAAAGCTAGAAGCCCTGCAG AAAACCACACCTATCCGCTCCCAAGCTGACCTGAAGAAATTGCCTTTGGAAGTGACAACCAGACCTTCCACTGAG GAACCTGCACGTAGACCTCAGCGACCTCGGTCACCTCCTTTACCTGCTGTGATCAAGAATGCCCCGAGTAGACCCCCTTCCCTGCAAGCTCCcaggccagccagccagccccgaAAGGCTCCTGTCATCAGCAGTACCCCAAAGCCTCCTGCCCTGGCAGCTCGGGAGGAGGCCAGTACATCCAGGCTGTTGCAACCACCTGAGGCCCCCCGAAAGCCTACTAACACGCCGGTTAAGACTGCGCCCCGGCCCACCCCTGTGGTGCAGCCACTGTCACCATCTCTGCTACCCAACTCCAGGAGCCCTCGGGAGGTTCCTGCTCCCAGAGCCATCAAGACTCCAGTGGTCAAGAAGCCAGAGCCACCCACTAAACTCTCCCCC ACCACTCCTGGTCGCAAGCGGACTCTTGGGGTCTCTGACGAAGAAGAAGCTGAGGAAGAGgctgagaggaggagagagaggtctAAGCGGGGCAAGTTTGCagtgaaggaggaaaagaaggactTGAATGAG CTCTCGGACAGTGCTGGGGAAGAGGAACCAGCTGACCTTAAGAGGGCTCAGAAAG ATAAAGGGTTGCACGTGGAGGTGCGTGTGAACAGGGAGTGGTACACAGGCCGTGTCACAGCTGTGGAGGTGGGCAAACACGTGGTGCGGTGGAAGGTGAAGTTTGACTACGTGCCCACAGACACCACTCCGAGAGACCGCTG GGTGGAGAAAGGCAGTGAGGATGTGCGGCTGATGAAGCCCCCTTCTCCGGAGTACCAGAGCCCCGACACGCAGCaggagggcggggaggaggaggaggaggaggtggtggtggccCAGCAGGCTGTAGCCATGGCAGAGCCCTCCACTTCCGACTGCATCCGCATAGAGCCTGACACCACTGCCCCGAGCACCAACCACGAGACCATTGACCTGCTCGTCCAGATCCTCCG gaATTGTTTACGATATTTTCTGCCTCCAAGTTTCCCCATCTCCAAGAAGGAGCTTAGTGCTATGAATTCAGATGAGCTAATATCATTTCCTCTG AAAGAGTACTTCAAGCAGTATGAAGTGGGGCTCCAGAATCTGTGCCATTCCTACCAGAGCCGTGCCGACTCACGGGCCAAGGCCTCCGAGGAGAGCCTGCGCACTTCTGAGAGAAAGCTCCGAGAGACAGAGGAGAAGCTGCAGAAGCTGAGGACCAACATCGTGGCGCTCCTGCAAAAGGTGCAGGAG GACATAGACATCAACACAGATGATGAGCTGGATGCCTACATCGAGGACCTGATCACCAAGGGGGACTAA
- the MORC2 gene encoding ATPase MORC2 isoform X5, giving the protein MAFTNYSSLNRAQLTFEYLHTNSTTHEFLFGALAELVDNARDADATRIDIYAERREDLRGGFMLCFLDDGAGMDPSDAASVIQFGKSAKRTPESTQIGQYGNGLKSGSMRIGKDFILFTKKEDTMTCLFLSRTFHEEEGIDEVIVPLPTWNARTREPVTDNVEKFAIETELIYKYSPFHNEEEVMTQFMKIPGDSGTLVIIFNLKLMDNGEPELDIISNPRDIQMAETSPEGTKPERRSFRAYAAVLYIDPRMRIFIHGHKVQTKRLSCCLYKPRMYKYTSSRFKTRAEQEVKKAEHVARIAEEKAREAESKARTLEVRLGGDLTRDSRVMLRQVQNTAITLRREADVKKRIKEAKQRALKEPKELNFVFGVNIEHRDLDGMFIYNCSRLIKMYEKVGPQLEGGMACGGVVGVVDVPYLVLEPTHNKQDFADAKEYRHLLRAMGEHLAQYWKDIAIAQRGIIKFWDEFGYLSANWNQPPSSELRYKRRRAMEIPTTIQCDLCLKWRTLPFQLSSVEKDYPDTWVCSMNPDPEQDRCEASEQKQKVPLGTFRKDLKTQEEKQKQLTEKIRQQQEKLEALQKTTPIRSQADLKKLPLEVTTRPSTEEPARRPQRPRSPPLPAVIKNAPSRPPSLQAPRPASQPRKAPVISSTPKPPALAAREEASTSRLLQPPEAPRKPTNTPVKTAPRPTPVVQPLSPSLLPNSRSPREVPAPRAIKTPVVKKPEPPTKLSPTTPGRKRTLGVSDEEEAEEEAERRRERSKRGKFAVKEEKKDLNELSDSAGEEEPADLKRAQKDKGLHVEVRVNREWYTGRVTAVEVGKHVVRWKVKFDYVPTDTTPRDRWVEKGSEDVRLMKPPSPEYQSPDTQQEGGEEEEEEVVVAQQAVAMAEPSTSDCIRIEPDTTAPSTNHETIDLLVQILRNCLRYFLPPSFPISKKELSAMNSDELISFPLKEYFKQYEVGLQNLCHSYQSRADSRAKASEESLRTSERKLRETEEKLQKLRTNIVALLQKVQEDIDINTDDELDAYIEDLITKGD; this is encoded by the exons AACTACTCATGAATTCTTGTTTGGTGCTCTTGCTGAACTGGTTGATAATGCAAG AGATGCTGATGCCACCAGAATAGATATTTACGCAG AAAGGCGAGAGGACCTTCGAGGAGGATTTATGCTTTGCTTTTTGGATGATGGGGCAGGAATGGATCCAA GTGATGCTGCCAGTGTGATCCAGTTTGGGAAGTCAGCCAAGCGAACACCTGAGTCCACCCAGATTGGGCAGTATGGGAATGGGTTAAAATC GGGCTCAATGCGCATTGGGAAGGATTTTATACTCTTCACTAAGAAGGAAGACACCATGACCTGCCTCTTCTTGTCTCGGACTTTTCACGAGGAGGAAGGCATTGATGAA GTGATAGTCCCATTGCCCACCTGGAATGCTCGGACCCGGGAACCTGTCACAGACAACGTGGAGAAGTTTGCCATCGAGACAGAACTCATCTACAAGTATTCTCCCTTCCACAATGAAGAGGAAGTTATGACTCAGTTCATGAAGATTCCTGGGGACAGTG GAACACTGGTGATCATCTTCAACCTTAAACTGATGGACAACGGAGAGCCAGAGTTAGACATAATCTCAAATCCAAGAGACATCCAGATGGCAGAGACTTCCCCGGAGGGCAC GAAGCCAGAGCGGCGCTCCTTCCGTGCCTATGCTGCTGTGCTCTATATTGATCCCCGGATGCGGATCTTCATCCATGGGCACAAGGTGCAGACCAAGAGGCTCTCCTGCTGCCTATATAAGCCCAG GATGTACAAGTACACATCAAGCCGTTTCAAGACTCGTGCAGAGCAGGAGGTGAAGAAAGCTGAGCATGTAGCACGGATTG CTGAGGAGAAGGCACGGGAGGCAGAGAGCAAAGCTCGGACCTTAGAAGTTCGACTAGGTGGAGACCTTACACGGGACTCCAGG GTGATGTTGCGGCAGGTCCAAAACACAGCCATTACTCTGCGCAGAGAAGCTGATGTCAAGAAGCGGATCAAGGAGGCCAAGCAGCG AGCACTTAAAGAAcctaaggaactgaattttgtttttgggGTCAACATTGAACATCGGGACCTGGATGGCATGTTCATCTATAACTGTAGTCGCCTGATCAAGATGTATGAGAAAGTGGGCCCACAGCTGGAAGGGGGCAT ggCATGTGGTGGGGTTGTCGGGGTTGTTGATGTGCCCTACTTGGTCCTGGAACCTACACACAACAAGCAGGACTTTGCTGATGCCAAGGAGTACCGGCACCTGCTGCGGGCGATGGGGGAGCACCTGGCACAGTACTGGAAGGACATTGCCATTG CCCAGAGGGGAATCATCAAGTTCTGGGATGAGTTTGGCTACCTCTCTGCCAACTggaaccagcccccatccagtgAGCTACGTTACAAGCGCCGGAGAGCTATGGAAATCCCAACCACCATCCAGTGTG ATTTGTGTCTGAAGTGGCGAACCCTCCCCTTCCAGCTGAGTTCTGTGGAAAAAGATTACCCTGACACCTGGGTTTGCTCCATGAACCCTGATCCTGAGCAGGACCG ATGTGAGGCTTCTGAACAGAAGCAGAAGGTTCCCCTGGGGACATTCAGAAAGGACCTGAAGACacaagaagagaagcagaagcagctgACAGAGAAAATTCGCCAGCAGCAGGAAAAGCTAGAAGCCCTGCAG AAAACCACACCTATCCGCTCCCAAGCTGACCTGAAGAAATTGCCTTTGGAAGTGACAACCAGACCTTCCACTGAG GAACCTGCACGTAGACCTCAGCGACCTCGGTCACCTCCTTTACCTGCTGTGATCAAGAATGCCCCGAGTAGACCCCCTTCCCTGCAAGCTCCcaggccagccagccagccccgaAAGGCTCCTGTCATCAGCAGTACCCCAAAGCCTCCTGCCCTGGCAGCTCGGGAGGAGGCCAGTACATCCAGGCTGTTGCAACCACCTGAGGCCCCCCGAAAGCCTACTAACACGCCGGTTAAGACTGCGCCCCGGCCCACCCCTGTGGTGCAGCCACTGTCACCATCTCTGCTACCCAACTCCAGGAGCCCTCGGGAGGTTCCTGCTCCCAGAGCCATCAAGACTCCAGTGGTCAAGAAGCCAGAGCCACCCACTAAACTCTCCCCC ACCACTCCTGGTCGCAAGCGGACTCTTGGGGTCTCTGACGAAGAAGAAGCTGAGGAAGAGgctgagaggaggagagagaggtctAAGCGGGGCAAGTTTGCagtgaaggaggaaaagaaggactTGAATGAG CTCTCGGACAGTGCTGGGGAAGAGGAACCAGCTGACCTTAAGAGGGCTCAGAAAG ATAAAGGGTTGCACGTGGAGGTGCGTGTGAACAGGGAGTGGTACACAGGCCGTGTCACAGCTGTGGAGGTGGGCAAACACGTGGTGCGGTGGAAGGTGAAGTTTGACTACGTGCCCACAGACACCACTCCGAGAGACCGCTG GGTGGAGAAAGGCAGTGAGGATGTGCGGCTGATGAAGCCCCCTTCTCCGGAGTACCAGAGCCCCGACACGCAGCaggagggcggggaggaggaggaggaggaggtggtggtggccCAGCAGGCTGTAGCCATGGCAGAGCCCTCCACTTCCGACTGCATCCGCATAGAGCCTGACACCACTGCCCCGAGCACCAACCACGAGACCATTGACCTGCTCGTCCAGATCCTCCG gaATTGTTTACGATATTTTCTGCCTCCAAGTTTCCCCATCTCCAAGAAGGAGCTTAGTGCTATGAATTCAGATGAGCTAATATCATTTCCTCTG AAAGAGTACTTCAAGCAGTATGAAGTGGGGCTCCAGAATCTGTGCCATTCCTACCAGAGCCGTGCCGACTCACGGGCCAAGGCCTCCGAGGAGAGCCTGCGCACTTCTGAGAGAAAGCTCCGAGAGACAGAGGAGAAGCTGCAGAAGCTGAGGACCAACATCGTGGCGCTCCTGCAAAAGGTGCAGGAG GACATAGACATCAACACAGATGATGAGCTGGATGCCTACATCGAGGACCTGATCACCAAGGGGGACTAA
- the MORC2 gene encoding ATPase MORC2 isoform X1, producing the protein MAFTNYSSLNRAQLTFEYLHTNSTTHEFLFGALAELVDNARDADATRIDIYAERREDLRGGFMLCFLDDGAGMDPSDAASVIQFGKSAKRTPESTQIGQYGNGLKSGSMRIGKDFILFTKKEDTMTCLFLSRTFHEEEGIDEVIVPLPTWNARTREPVTDNVEKFAIETELIYKYSPFHNEEEVMTQFMKIPGDSGTLVIIFNLKLMDNGEPELDIISNPRDIQMAETSPEGTKPERRSFRAYAAVLYIDPRMRIFIHGHKVQTKRLSCCLYKPRMYKYTSSRFKTRAEQEVKKAEHVARIAEEKAREAESKARTLEVRLGGDLTRDSRVMLRQVQNTAITLRREADVKKRIKEAKQRALKEPKELNFVFGVNIEHRDLDGMFIYNCSRLIKMYEKVGPQLEGGMACGGVVGVVDVPYLVLEPTHNKQDFADAKEYRHLLRAMGEHLAQYWKDIAIAQRGIIKFWDEFGYLSANWNQPPSSELRYKRRRAMEIPTTIQCDLCLKWRTLPFQLSSVEKDYPDTWVCSMNPDPEQDRCEASEQKQKVPLGTFRKDLKTQEEKQKQLTEKIRQQQEKLEALQKTTPIRSQADLKKLPLEVTTRPSTEEPARRPQRPRSPPLPAVIKNAPSRPPSLQAPRPASQPRKAPVISSTPKPPALAAREEASTSRLLQPPEAPRKPTNTPVKTAPRPTPVVQPLSPSLLPNSRSPREVPAPRAIKTPVVKKPEPPTKLSPTTPGRKRTLGVSDEEEAEEEAERRRERSKRGKFAVKEEKKDLNELSDSAGEEEPADLKRAQKDKGLHVEVRVNREWYTGRVTAVEVGKHVVRWKVKFDYVPTDTTPRDRWVEKGSEDVRLMKPPSPEYQSPDTQQEGGEEEEEEVVVAQQAVAMAEPSTSDCIRIEPDTTAPSTNHETIDLLVQILRNCLRYFLPPSFPISKKELSAMNSDELISFPLKEYFKQYEVGLQNLCHSYQSRADSRAKASEESLRTSERKLRETEEKLQKLRTNIVALLQKVQEVSQAALSLQLDHLVSQGGGPGYLLLPSPHSQESVVPTLAAQHPDQEGWRWCGCLGLIPARPTDIDINTDDELDAYIEDLITKGD; encoded by the exons AACTACTCATGAATTCTTGTTTGGTGCTCTTGCTGAACTGGTTGATAATGCAAG AGATGCTGATGCCACCAGAATAGATATTTACGCAG AAAGGCGAGAGGACCTTCGAGGAGGATTTATGCTTTGCTTTTTGGATGATGGGGCAGGAATGGATCCAA GTGATGCTGCCAGTGTGATCCAGTTTGGGAAGTCAGCCAAGCGAACACCTGAGTCCACCCAGATTGGGCAGTATGGGAATGGGTTAAAATC GGGCTCAATGCGCATTGGGAAGGATTTTATACTCTTCACTAAGAAGGAAGACACCATGACCTGCCTCTTCTTGTCTCGGACTTTTCACGAGGAGGAAGGCATTGATGAA GTGATAGTCCCATTGCCCACCTGGAATGCTCGGACCCGGGAACCTGTCACAGACAACGTGGAGAAGTTTGCCATCGAGACAGAACTCATCTACAAGTATTCTCCCTTCCACAATGAAGAGGAAGTTATGACTCAGTTCATGAAGATTCCTGGGGACAGTG GAACACTGGTGATCATCTTCAACCTTAAACTGATGGACAACGGAGAGCCAGAGTTAGACATAATCTCAAATCCAAGAGACATCCAGATGGCAGAGACTTCCCCGGAGGGCAC GAAGCCAGAGCGGCGCTCCTTCCGTGCCTATGCTGCTGTGCTCTATATTGATCCCCGGATGCGGATCTTCATCCATGGGCACAAGGTGCAGACCAAGAGGCTCTCCTGCTGCCTATATAAGCCCAG GATGTACAAGTACACATCAAGCCGTTTCAAGACTCGTGCAGAGCAGGAGGTGAAGAAAGCTGAGCATGTAGCACGGATTG CTGAGGAGAAGGCACGGGAGGCAGAGAGCAAAGCTCGGACCTTAGAAGTTCGACTAGGTGGAGACCTTACACGGGACTCCAGG GTGATGTTGCGGCAGGTCCAAAACACAGCCATTACTCTGCGCAGAGAAGCTGATGTCAAGAAGCGGATCAAGGAGGCCAAGCAGCG AGCACTTAAAGAAcctaaggaactgaattttgtttttgggGTCAACATTGAACATCGGGACCTGGATGGCATGTTCATCTATAACTGTAGTCGCCTGATCAAGATGTATGAGAAAGTGGGCCCACAGCTGGAAGGGGGCAT ggCATGTGGTGGGGTTGTCGGGGTTGTTGATGTGCCCTACTTGGTCCTGGAACCTACACACAACAAGCAGGACTTTGCTGATGCCAAGGAGTACCGGCACCTGCTGCGGGCGATGGGGGAGCACCTGGCACAGTACTGGAAGGACATTGCCATTG CCCAGAGGGGAATCATCAAGTTCTGGGATGAGTTTGGCTACCTCTCTGCCAACTggaaccagcccccatccagtgAGCTACGTTACAAGCGCCGGAGAGCTATGGAAATCCCAACCACCATCCAGTGTG ATTTGTGTCTGAAGTGGCGAACCCTCCCCTTCCAGCTGAGTTCTGTGGAAAAAGATTACCCTGACACCTGGGTTTGCTCCATGAACCCTGATCCTGAGCAGGACCG ATGTGAGGCTTCTGAACAGAAGCAGAAGGTTCCCCTGGGGACATTCAGAAAGGACCTGAAGACacaagaagagaagcagaagcagctgACAGAGAAAATTCGCCAGCAGCAGGAAAAGCTAGAAGCCCTGCAG AAAACCACACCTATCCGCTCCCAAGCTGACCTGAAGAAATTGCCTTTGGAAGTGACAACCAGACCTTCCACTGAG GAACCTGCACGTAGACCTCAGCGACCTCGGTCACCTCCTTTACCTGCTGTGATCAAGAATGCCCCGAGTAGACCCCCTTCCCTGCAAGCTCCcaggccagccagccagccccgaAAGGCTCCTGTCATCAGCAGTACCCCAAAGCCTCCTGCCCTGGCAGCTCGGGAGGAGGCCAGTACATCCAGGCTGTTGCAACCACCTGAGGCCCCCCGAAAGCCTACTAACACGCCGGTTAAGACTGCGCCCCGGCCCACCCCTGTGGTGCAGCCACTGTCACCATCTCTGCTACCCAACTCCAGGAGCCCTCGGGAGGTTCCTGCTCCCAGAGCCATCAAGACTCCAGTGGTCAAGAAGCCAGAGCCACCCACTAAACTCTCCCCC ACCACTCCTGGTCGCAAGCGGACTCTTGGGGTCTCTGACGAAGAAGAAGCTGAGGAAGAGgctgagaggaggagagagaggtctAAGCGGGGCAAGTTTGCagtgaaggaggaaaagaaggactTGAATGAG CTCTCGGACAGTGCTGGGGAAGAGGAACCAGCTGACCTTAAGAGGGCTCAGAAAG ATAAAGGGTTGCACGTGGAGGTGCGTGTGAACAGGGAGTGGTACACAGGCCGTGTCACAGCTGTGGAGGTGGGCAAACACGTGGTGCGGTGGAAGGTGAAGTTTGACTACGTGCCCACAGACACCACTCCGAGAGACCGCTG GGTGGAGAAAGGCAGTGAGGATGTGCGGCTGATGAAGCCCCCTTCTCCGGAGTACCAGAGCCCCGACACGCAGCaggagggcggggaggaggaggaggaggaggtggtggtggccCAGCAGGCTGTAGCCATGGCAGAGCCCTCCACTTCCGACTGCATCCGCATAGAGCCTGACACCACTGCCCCGAGCACCAACCACGAGACCATTGACCTGCTCGTCCAGATCCTCCG gaATTGTTTACGATATTTTCTGCCTCCAAGTTTCCCCATCTCCAAGAAGGAGCTTAGTGCTATGAATTCAGATGAGCTAATATCATTTCCTCTG AAAGAGTACTTCAAGCAGTATGAAGTGGGGCTCCAGAATCTGTGCCATTCCTACCAGAGCCGTGCCGACTCACGGGCCAAGGCCTCCGAGGAGAGCCTGCGCACTTCTGAGAGAAAGCTCCGAGAGACAGAGGAGAAGCTGCAGAAGCTGAGGACCAACATCGTGGCGCTCCTGCAAAAGGTGCAGGAGGTGAGCCAGGCAGCCCTCTCATTGCAGCTGGACCACCTGGTGTCTcagggaggggggcctgggtacctcctgctcccttctccccactcacaGGAATCTGTGGTTCCAACCCTGGCTGCACAGCATCCTGACCAGGAGGGCTGGAGGTGGTGCGGCTGCCTGGGCCTCATCCCAGCCAGACCCACG GACATAGACATCAACACAGATGATGAGCTGGATGCCTACATCGAGGACCTGATCACCAAGGGGGACTAA